From Coturnix japonica isolate 7356 chromosome 3, Coturnix japonica 2.1, whole genome shotgun sequence, the proteins below share one genomic window:
- the LOC107312390 gene encoding uncharacterized protein LOC107312390, whose protein sequence is MSATKSKKMDRRTEQSGRKGPGPTLHTSCHRDGLSPCPQEPLGATASQHCQGIPSEDVSDGSMPSPSNSRNHRRKSSIFSWLRSHRKRQHRNRSQKKSASGRSLPMERQERTSSPPASSELNRNLPSNISMEDLSKSLMESLDTTEICLSLLAKVGKNNDNDAQRVRGGYWSEYPVCMQCCRCLDDSCPHHSSSSANTAMATLTASLCSVDMMLWDEKVKLKVGLLFELSVGETIVHVWVENVLLPKCGSEEDCEECGEPLSRRPKDLEMQEGGSLPTTTPVWPLPPWAQPIPPDALERLQRAGMEPMPQVEYRGLGHGIPELCLLWWRRMKSRVKNRKKVETAEDSREISV, encoded by the coding sequence ATGTCAGCAACAAAGAGCAAGAAGATGGACAGGAGGACGGAGCAGAGTGGCAGGAAGGGGCCTGGCCCCACATTGCACACCTCATGCCACAGGGATGGACTCTCCCCATGTCCCCAAGAGCCCTTGGGGGCCacagcatcccagcactgccagggcaTTCCGTCAGAAGACGTGAGTGATGGTTCCATGCCTTCTCCATCCAACAGCAGAAACCACCGTCGCAAGAGTTCCATATTCAGCTGGTTGAGGTCACATCGGAaaagacagcacagaaacaggTCGCAAAAAAAATCAGCCTCTGGAAGAAGTTTGCCAatggaaagacaagaaagaactTCAAGTCCACCTGCCAGCTCAGAGCTCAACAGGAACTTACCCTCCAATATCAGCATGGAGGATCTCTCCAAATCCCTGATGGAGTCCTTGGATACCACGGAAATCtgcctcagcctgctggccaaAGTGGGAAAAAACAATGACAACGATGCTCAAAGGGTCCGTGGGGGCTACTGGAGTGAATACCCCGTCTGCATGCAGTGCTGTCGGTGCCTGGATGACAGCTGCCCacaccacagcagctcctcagccaACACAGCCATGGCCACGCTGACTGCCTCGCTCTGCTCCGTGGATATGATGTTGTGGGATGAAAAGGTTAAGCTGAAGGTTGGGTTGCTCTTTGAGTTGTCCGTGGGTGAGACTATAGTGCATGTATGGGTGGAAAACGTGTTGCTGCCCAAATGTGGCAGCGAGGAAGACTGCGAAGAGTGCGGAGAGCCCCTGTCTAGAAGGCCCAAAGACTTGGAGATGCAAGAAGGGGGGTCCCTTCCTACCACAACCCCCGTGTGGCCCCTGCCCCCGTGGGCACAGCCAATCCCCCCAGATGCCCTGGAAcggctgcagagagcagggatgGAGCCTATGCCCCAGGTGGAGTACAGGGGGTTAGGGCACGGCATCCCAGAGCTATGCCTCCTGTGGTGGCGGAGGATGAAGAGCAGAGTGAAGAACCGAAAGAAAGTGGAGACAGCCGAGGACAGCAGAGAGATCAGCGTCTGA